From the genome of Pseudomonas helvetica:
AAGTGAAAGCGTCCGCGCGAGGCGATGACGCTCCCTTCGCCTGGAGTTATAGGCAGATTAAAAGCGAGGCAAGCATGGACAAACAGCACAAGGCCAGTATTGACGGGGATCAATGGGCGCAGTGCGTGCAGGATCGCGGATGGCTGTGGGACGCCGCCTCGGTGCCGGCATCGGCGACGCTGATTCTCGCCCATGGCGCCGGCGCACCGATGGACAGTGACTGGATGAGCGACATCGCCGCACGCCTTGCCGGGCTTGGCGTCAACGTGTTGCGTTTCGAGTTTCCGTACATGGCGCAACGGCGCATCGACGGTGGCAAGCGTCCACCGAATCCGACGCCCAAATTGCTCGAATGCTGGCGTGATGTGTATGCCGTGGTGCGACGCCATGTCGCTGGGCGTCTGGCCATTGGCGGCAAGTCCATGGGCGGGCGCATGGCCAGTTTGCTGGCCGATGAGTTGGGCGCGGATGCGCTGGTGTGTCTGGGATATCCGTTTTACGCGGTGGGCAAACCGGAGAAGCCGCGAGTCGAGCATCTGGCCGGGCTCAAAGCCCCGACGCTGATTGTGCAGGGTGAGCGGGATGCGTTGGGGAATCGTGAGGCGGTCGAGGGTTATACGTTAGCGCCGAGTATTGAGGTGCTTTGGCTGGTGGCTGGCGATCATGATTTGAAGCCGTTGAAGGCTTCGGGCTTTACTCATGAACAGCATTTGGCGGCTGCGGCCAGCAAGGTAGCAGCATTTCTCCTGTGAGTTTTTGTGGTGGCAGTCAGGGCCTCATCGCGGGTAAGCCTTGCTCCTGCAGGTTTTAGGGTTGCCTGATGATTTGGGCACGATACATACCTGTAGGAGCAAGGCTTGCCCGCGATGGCTGCGCCATAGTCGACATCGTCTTTGCATTGGCAATAAAAAACCCGGAAGCATCACCTCCCGGGTTTTTGTATTTGCCAGCAACGATCAGCGGTTAAACCGCTCTACCAACGAATACTGGGTATTCGCGGTTTTGGTCAGCTCTTCACTCAGTAACGCCGAGTTCTGTGCCTGTTCCGAGGTCTGGTCGGCCAGTTGCGCAATGGTGCTGATGTTGCGGCTGATCTCTTCGGCTACTGCACTTTGCTCTTCGGTCGCGGCAGCGATTTGGGTGGTCATGTCGGTGATATTGGCCACCGCTTCGCTGATACCCACCAGAGCCTGATCGGCCTCCAGAACCCGCGCCACGCCTTCTTCAGCCTGACGGTGACCCGCTTCCATGGTTTGCACCGCGGTGCTGGCGGTCTGCTGGAGCTTGGCGATCAGGGTGTGAATCTGCCCGGTCGATTCACTGGTGCGTTGCGCCAGTTGCCTTACTTCGTCGGCAACCACCGCAAAACCACGGCCCATCTCACCGGCACGAGCCGCTTCGATGGCGGCGTTCAAGGCCAGCAGGTTGGTCTGGTCGGCGATGCCTTTGATCACGTCGACCACGCCGCCGATTTCGTCGCTGTCCTTGGCCAGTTGGGTCACGGTCAGGCCGGTTTCGCCGACCACCACCGACAGGCGCTGGATCGCGTCACGGGTTTCACCGGCGATGTCACGGCCACGACCGGTCAGGCGATTGGCTTCCTGGGTCGCGTCAGCGGTGCGTTGCACGTGGCTGGCGACTTCCTGGGTGGTGGCGGCCATCTGGTTGACGGCGGTCGCCACTTGCTCGGTTTCGACGCGCTGACGTTCCAGGCCGGTCGAGCTTTTGTGCGCCAGGGTGTCGGACTGTCGAGCTTGCTCGTTCAGGTGCTCGGCGGTGTCTTGCAGGCGAGTCAGGCAGGTTTTCAGGCGCGCTTCCTGACTGAGGATCGACATTTCCAGGCGCGCTTGAGCGCCGCGGCTGTCGGTGTACATCTGCGCAATCAGCGGGTCGGATGTGGTCTGCTCGGCCAGGCGCAGCAAGCGCTTGAGGCCTCGCTGTTGCCAGCTCAAGCCCAGCAGGCCAAGCGGCACGGACAGGCCGGCGGCCAGCGCAAAACCCCACTGCGAGTTGAGTGTGGCGCCGATCATGAAGCTCAGCTGGCTGACCAGAATGAACGGCAACCAGTCCTGTAGCACCGGCAGCCACTTGTCTGTTTGAGGAATCGCCGACTTGCCCTGATTGATGCGTTGGTAGAGTGCTTCGGCGCGGCGGATCTGCTCGGCGCTGGGCTTGACCCGCACCGACTCGTAACCGACCACCTGATTGCCGTCGAATACCGGTGTGACATAGGCGTTAACCCAGTAGTGGTCACCGGTCTTGCAGCGATTCTTGACAATGCCCATCCATGGCAAGCCTTGTTTCAGTGTGCCCCACATGTGCGCGAAGACCGCAGGTGGAACGTCGGGGTGACGGACCAGGTTGTGCGGTGCACGGATCAGCTCTTCACGAGAAAACCCGCTGATTTCGACGAAAGCATCGTTGCAGTAGGTGATCACGCCTTTGGCATCGGTCGTGGAAATCAACCGTTGCTGAGCCGGAAAGGTCCGTTCGCGTTGTGTAATGGGCTGGTTATTACGCATGGCTTTTTCAATCCGCAAGGCTTTGACAGGGTGTCGGCAGTACCAGGCATAAATTGAAATTATTTTTCAATATTCAGCGCTGGCGCACATTCCTTGACCTTCAACCCGCCAGCATCGGGTAGGTAAAGAGGCCAAAGTGCAGCAGATTCAAGCCAAAGTGCGTGGCGATGGCGGCCCCCAGCCCACCGAAACGGTACGCCAGCCCATAACCGAACCCGGCAAGGCTCGCCAGCAGTACCCATTGCCAGCCAGCGCCGAGGTGCGCCAGACCGAACAACACTGTGGCGCCAAGCAGGGCGAGGTGTTCGCCGTAGCGCAGGTTCTTCAGACAGCGACTCAAACCGCCCTGGATGTAACCGCGAAACAGCGCCTCCTCGACCAGCGTCACCAACAGCAGGTTGTTCAGCACCCAGAGCCAGGCTTTATCGGGCCACTTCGGTGCCCAACTGATCATACCCAGCAGCAGCGCACCACCAAGAGCGGCCAGCGCGCTCAAGGTCAGTGCCGCGGCGGTGGCATACAGTGAAAGACGCAGGGAGCGGCGACCGACAATCCACGGGCACACCAGCAACAGCCAGAAACCAATCAGTGGTTTGTCCAGATTCAGGTACATGGAAAACGGCACGGCATCCGCGCTGAAGCGTTCCGGGCCGATACCGCGACCGTTGTAGAAACCGGGAAGCCAGTGCATGGCCAGCGCTACCGCGAGGAAAACGAACAGGCCGTGACCCAGGACGCGGCCGACCTGGATCTGTGGTTGGCGAACGGCAAAGCCGGCAAACGCTAACAACCCGACGGAAATGGCCGCCAGCCAGCCGAGGTGGCTGTAGATCAGGGCCAGTGCGTAGCCGATGGAGAGGAGTGCCAGATAGAGCCATGGCAGAGCAATCATGTGAAATCCTTGTGTCTGAGATTCTGCGAGCCACCTCGCTCCCACAGGAAGCGGTGCGATTAAAGGGACGTTCGCGACTCAAACAAAAACACCGTCCGAAGACGGTGTTTTTGTCAGTGCGACATTATGAAGCAATCAACTGCCGCAACACATAATGCAGAATCCCTCCCGCCTTGAAGTATTCCACTTCGTTCAACGTGTCGATCCGGCACAACACCTCCACCTTCTCGCTGCTGCCATCCTCGCGGGTGATCACCAGCGTCAGGTTCATGCGCGGTGTCAGCTCGACGCCCGTCAGCCCTTGAATGTCGAGTGTCTCCTTGCCGGTCAGGTTCAGGCTCTTGCGGTTCTGGTCGAGCTTGAATTGCAGCGGCAGCACGCCCATGCCCACCAGGTTGGAACGGTGAATCCGTTCGAAGCTCTCGGCAATCACCGCTTTGACGCCCAACAGGTTGGTACCCTTGGCCGCCCAGTCACGGCTTGAACCGGTGCCGTATTCCTGACCCGCAATCACCACCAGCGGGGTGCCCGCCGCTTGATAACGCATGGCGGCATCGTAGATCGCCAGTTTCTCCCCGGTTGGAATGTAGAGCGTATTGCCGCCTTCTTCGCCGCCAAGCATTTCGTTGCGAATGCGGATGTTGGCAAACGTGCCGCGCATCATCACTTCATGGTTGCCGCGACGTGAGCCATAAGAGTTGAAGTCTCGCGGTTCCACACCTTGTTCACGCAGGTAACGTCCGGCCGGGCTGTCGGCCTTGATGTTGCCGGCGGGGGAGATGTGGTCGGTGGTCACTGAATCGCCGAGCAGCGCCAGTATGCGTGCACCGCTGATGTCCTGAATCACCGGCAGGGGGCCGGAAATGTCATCGAAGAACGGCGGATGCTGGATGTAGGTGGAATCCTTCTGCCAGACGTAGGTCGCCGCTTGCGGGACTTCGATGGCTTGCCACTGCGCGTCTCCGGCAAACACCTCGGCGTATTCCTTATGGAACATCGCGGTGTCGACCTGCGCCACGGCGTCGGCGATTTCCTTGCTGCTCGGCCAGATGTCCCGCAGGTACACCGGTTTGCCATCCTTGCCTTCACCTAGCGGCTCGCTGCTGATGTCCATGCGCACGCTGCCGGCCAAGGCATACGCGACGACCAGCGGCGGGGAGGCCAGCCAGTTGGTTTTCACCAGAGGGTGCACGCGACCTTCGAAGTTGCGGTTGCCGGACAGCACCGAGGCGACGGCCAGGTCGGAGCTCTGGATGGCTTTTTCAATCGGTTCCAGCAACGGCCCGGAGTTACCGATACAGGTGGTGCAGCCGTAGCCGACCAGTGAAAAGCCCAATTCATCGAGGTATTGGGTCAGGCCGGCGGCCTTGTAGTAGTCGGTAACCACTTTGGAGCCCGGCGCCAGAGAACTCTTCACCCACGGTTTGCGCTTGAGGCCTTTCTCCACGGCTTTCTTGGCCACCAGCCCGGCCGCCATCATCACACTCGGGTTGGAGGTGTTGGTGCACGAGGTGATGGCGGCAATCACCACGGCACCGTTTTTCAGCCGATACGTCTGGCCCTCGTACTCGTAGTCCGCTTCGCTTACAAGATCGGCATTGCCGACCGCGACGCCACCGCCACCTTCGCTTTCGAGGCGACCTTCTTCCTTGCTGGTGGGGCGGGCAGGCTTGACTTGCAGGCCGAGGAAGTCAGTGAACGCCTGGGCGACATTTGGCAGCGACACCCGGTCTTGCGGGCGTTTGGGGCCGGCGAGGCTGGCTTCGACGCTGCTCATGTCCAGCGCCAGGCTGTCTGTGAACACCGGCTCCTGGCCGGGCAGACGCCACAGGCCCTGGGTTTTGCAGTAGGCCTCGACCAGTTTGACCACGGCGCTGGGCCGACCGGACAGGCGCAGGTACTCCAGCGTCACTTCGTCCACCGGGAAAAAGCCGCAGGTGGCGCCGTATTCCGGGGCCATGTTGGCGATGGTTGCGCGATCCGCCAGCGGCAACTCGGCGAGGCCATCACCGTAAAATTCGACGAATTTGCCGACCACGCCTTTCTTGCGCAGCATCTGGGTGACGGTCAGCACCAGGTCGGTGGCGGTGATGCCTTCCTTGAGCTTGCCGGTGAGTTTGAAACCGATCACTTCCGGGATCAGCATCGACACCGGTTGGCCGAGCATCGCCGCTTCCGCTTCGATGCCGCCAACGCCCCAGCCGAGTACGCCGAGGCCGTTGATCATGGTGGTGTGGGAATCGGTGCCCACCAGCGTATCGGGGAAGGCATAGGTGCGGTCGTCTTCATCCTTGGTCCACACCGTGCGGCCAAGGTATTCCAGGTTGACCTGGTGACAGATGCCCGTGCCCGGCGGCACCACGCTGAAGTTGTCGAAGGCGCTCTGGCCCCAGCGCAGAAAGGCGTAACGCTCGCCATTACGCTGCATTTCGATGTCAACGTTCTGGGTGAAGGCCGTGCTGCTGGCGAATTTGTCGACCATCACCGAGTGGTCGATCACCAGGTCCACCGGCGACAGCGGATTGATTCGCTGCGGATCGCCACCGGCCTTGGCCATGGCGGCGCGCATGGCCGCGAGGTCGACCACCGCCGGTACACCGGTGAAATCCTGCATCAACACGCGTGCGGGGCGGTACTGGATTTCCCGATCGCTGCGCCGTTCTTTGAGCCAGGCGGCGAGGGCCTTGAGGTCGGCGCCGGTGACGGTTTTTTCGTCCTCCCAGCGCAGCAGGTTTTCCAGAAGCACTTTGAGCGACATCGGCAGCTTGTCGAGATCGCCCAAGGACTTTGCGGCTTCCGGCAAGCTGAAATAATGGTAGGTCTTGTCGTCTATTTTCAGCGTTTTAAGGGTCTTCAGACTATCGAGGGACGGCATTGAAATGACTCCTTTGGGTCCGCACGGCTACGGACTGGCGGGACAGACAGAGTTCTTAACCTAGCCCTGTTTGGACATTAAGGCTAATAACCGGACGCTATGGACAAGTCCGGCGTTGCGAACTCGGCTATCATGCGCCGGTTTTCGTGACAGGCTTTGCTTCAACGCAAGTCTGGGCATCGCGCAGTGGTTGAATGTCTCGCCATCTGCCCAGGAGTAAGAATGAACACCCTCTTTATGCATTGCCGGCCGGGCTTCGAAGGCGAAGTCTGTTCCGAGATTTCCGAACACGCCGCGCGGCTGAACGTGGCCGGTTATGCCAAGGCTAAAGCCGCCAGCGCCTGCGCCGAGTTTGTCTGCACCGAAGAAGATGGCGCCGAGCGCCTGATGCGCGGCCAGCGTTTCGCCGAGCTGATTTTTCCGCGCCAATGGGCGCGCGGGATCTTCATCGATCTGCCGGAAACCGACCGCATCAGCGTGATCCTCGCCCATCTGGCGAGCTTCCCGACGTGCGGCAGCCTGTGGCTGGAAGTGGTCGATACCAACGACGGCAAAGAGCTGTCGAACTTCTGCAAGAAATTCGAAGGTCCGCTGCGCAAGGCGCTGACCGGTGCCGGCAAGCTGGTGGAAGACGCCAACAAGCCGCGTTTGCTGCTGACCTTCAAAAGCGGCCGTGAAGTGTTCGTCGGCCTGGCCGAAGCCAACAACTCGGCGATGTGGCC
Proteins encoded in this window:
- a CDS encoding alpha/beta family hydrolase; translated protein: MDKQHKASIDGDQWAQCVQDRGWLWDAASVPASATLILAHGAGAPMDSDWMSDIAARLAGLGVNVLRFEFPYMAQRRIDGGKRPPNPTPKLLECWRDVYAVVRRHVAGRLAIGGKSMGGRMASLLADELGADALVCLGYPFYAVGKPEKPRVEHLAGLKAPTLIVQGERDALGNREAVEGYTLAPSIEVLWLVAGDHDLKPLKASGFTHEQHLAAAASKVAAFLL
- a CDS encoding PAS domain-containing methyl-accepting chemotaxis protein, encoding MRNNQPITQRERTFPAQQRLISTTDAKGVITYCNDAFVEISGFSREELIRAPHNLVRHPDVPPAVFAHMWGTLKQGLPWMGIVKNRCKTGDHYWVNAYVTPVFDGNQVVGYESVRVKPSAEQIRRAEALYQRINQGKSAIPQTDKWLPVLQDWLPFILVSQLSFMIGATLNSQWGFALAAGLSVPLGLLGLSWQQRGLKRLLRLAEQTTSDPLIAQMYTDSRGAQARLEMSILSQEARLKTCLTRLQDTAEHLNEQARQSDTLAHKSSTGLERQRVETEQVATAVNQMAATTQEVASHVQRTADATQEANRLTGRGRDIAGETRDAIQRLSVVVGETGLTVTQLAKDSDEIGGVVDVIKGIADQTNLLALNAAIEAARAGEMGRGFAVVADEVRQLAQRTSESTGQIHTLIAKLQQTASTAVQTMEAGHRQAEEGVARVLEADQALVGISEAVANITDMTTQIAAATEEQSAVAEEISRNISTIAQLADQTSEQAQNSALLSEELTKTANTQYSLVERFNR
- a CDS encoding CPBP family intramembrane glutamic endopeptidase, encoding MIALPWLYLALLSIGYALALIYSHLGWLAAISVGLLAFAGFAVRQPQIQVGRVLGHGLFVFLAVALAMHWLPGFYNGRGIGPERFSADAVPFSMYLNLDKPLIGFWLLLVCPWIVGRRSLRLSLYATAAALTLSALAALGGALLLGMISWAPKWPDKAWLWVLNNLLLVTLVEEALFRGYIQGGLSRCLKNLRYGEHLALLGATVLFGLAHLGAGWQWVLLASLAGFGYGLAYRFGGLGAAIATHFGLNLLHFGLFTYPMLAG
- the acnA gene encoding aconitate hydratase AcnA; the protein is MPSLDSLKTLKTLKIDDKTYHYFSLPEAAKSLGDLDKLPMSLKVLLENLLRWEDEKTVTGADLKALAAWLKERRSDREIQYRPARVLMQDFTGVPAVVDLAAMRAAMAKAGGDPQRINPLSPVDLVIDHSVMVDKFASSTAFTQNVDIEMQRNGERYAFLRWGQSAFDNFSVVPPGTGICHQVNLEYLGRTVWTKDEDDRTYAFPDTLVGTDSHTTMINGLGVLGWGVGGIEAEAAMLGQPVSMLIPEVIGFKLTGKLKEGITATDLVLTVTQMLRKKGVVGKFVEFYGDGLAELPLADRATIANMAPEYGATCGFFPVDEVTLEYLRLSGRPSAVVKLVEAYCKTQGLWRLPGQEPVFTDSLALDMSSVEASLAGPKRPQDRVSLPNVAQAFTDFLGLQVKPARPTSKEEGRLESEGGGGVAVGNADLVSEADYEYEGQTYRLKNGAVVIAAITSCTNTSNPSVMMAAGLVAKKAVEKGLKRKPWVKSSLAPGSKVVTDYYKAAGLTQYLDELGFSLVGYGCTTCIGNSGPLLEPIEKAIQSSDLAVASVLSGNRNFEGRVHPLVKTNWLASPPLVVAYALAGSVRMDISSEPLGEGKDGKPVYLRDIWPSSKEIADAVAQVDTAMFHKEYAEVFAGDAQWQAIEVPQAATYVWQKDSTYIQHPPFFDDISGPLPVIQDISGARILALLGDSVTTDHISPAGNIKADSPAGRYLREQGVEPRDFNSYGSRRGNHEVMMRGTFANIRIRNEMLGGEEGGNTLYIPTGEKLAIYDAAMRYQAAGTPLVVIAGQEYGTGSSRDWAAKGTNLLGVKAVIAESFERIHRSNLVGMGVLPLQFKLDQNRKSLNLTGKETLDIQGLTGVELTPRMNLTLVITREDGSSEKVEVLCRIDTLNEVEYFKAGGILHYVLRQLIAS